In the genome of Arabidopsis thaliana chromosome 4, partial sequence, the window ACCATCTTCAACAAAGAGCATAGCGATTTACCAGCGTCCAACATCTTGTGTTTGAAAGATAGCTCAAGGAACTGGTGAAGAACAGAACAGTCAGCAAAGaatagaaatattttcatatattagaTTAAATCTGGAGCAATTATACCTGTGAGATCTGGCTGATGTTGTTCTTAATGAAAAGATGTGGCTGCTTCTCCAGAACCTTGTTCATGACATCCAAGCCCTGAGCAAGTGCGGTGGACGGATCTGATTGAGACGGTGGCATGCTGCTAAGCAGCTTTTCTAAATAGTTAAACTTGACGTTCGCATTTGGCCAAACTTCCAAAGCTTGTGAAAGAAAATCTAAAGCTTGTTTGTACATAGTGTTGGCTTCCCTGTCCTTAGGCTCAATTACCACAGCTACCTgttcaagaaagagaaaggaaactTAAAACGACAGTCATAAAGAGAATAATATCACGATCAACCAACATAATTCGAGACTAGAGGTGGTCAATAAGGTGTAGAACTTAACCAGATCCAAAAGAAAACCTACAATCCGCATAATCTCATTATAGATTTTCATACAGAATACTATACTGCTTTAAGACTGCTACCGCCAAACATCATTTCTTTAGAATGCAAATTACTCAGAGAGGACGGGCCTCTGTAATTTTGTAACTCCCCCGCCCAATAGATCAAAACCAGCAAGTATTAACATGCCCCAAGGTAGAAGGTGGGAGGTGTAAAGCCTTACTCTTATAAGAAAGTTGATGATTAGTTCTTCCATTGCAGCATTTGGCTTGAATTCCTCATCAGGCTGGGTAGCAGATCCAGGAGTTTCTACATTGGGGATTGACGATGCACCACCAGGTGACATAACACACAATGATGGGAGACCAGGTTCAATTTTAACTCGTTTACTTGGGTCTTCAGATATGGAAGATCCAGCGGTTGAGAGCTTAGGATCAACACCGGATGAAGGATGTAACCCATCACTGACCTCACTGGTTGCGTCGCCATCAGTAACCATTTTACTTTCATTCTGTCTTTGTCTCTCCCAGCTGACAACTAATCCAGCAAGTTCAATTGCAAGCCGCCTATTTTCTGCTGTAGTGTTATATGGCAAACCTAGACGACTTAAAGAATTCACCATCTGAGGAACAAACTGTGCTCTACAGCTGTAAAAAAGATCTGAGTGCCGGACAATGAGTTGGAAGATGTGGATCAAATTTGGAATTGAGTGACCCTCCTCCaccaaaatttttttggtgtatcTAATCCAAATCGGCATTCTTGAATCTCCAAGTGGAAGCCTTTTAGGTAAAGCTGGCATTAGAATATCCAGGGCTTGCTTAACTAGCATCTTATTCTCTGGCTGGCATGTCCTAAGAAGCGCAACAAAAACCTACATCCAGTCgacaaaaaacatttgttaacACTGGATTAGATGGAGGAGTATTTTAGGCACATGCTTGCTTTCAGGTTAGAAATGACAATCTGCAAGCTCGATAATGGAAAAAAGAGGTAAAGATGACATATTCTCTTATAAGAAGTTCCAATTTTCACTCTACAATAGAAACAATACGGAACAATAAACATCaccaaagaaattaaaatgcCCACTGGTACCTGGCAGAAAATTGAAATGGTACCTGGAGAATGATTTTCTCTGGAGCCTGGTAAGCATCCAAAAAGTGGCAAACATTAACAAATGCCCACTGTTTACTGGCACTATCTTCCCGTTTGAGATGATTCCATCCAAACTTGATAAGTTCTTTTCTGTGTTGAACCAGATCACTCTGAAGATATTTTAGAAGCAAAGTAGCTAACTGCAAAAGTTCGATCCTCAAGGGTTCGTCATATTCAGCAGAAACCTACAACATTTGAGATGAAATGTAAATCAGAACAAGTACAATAAGACCATGTCAGAAATAACAAATTGGACAGGTTACTATCCTTACCATTTACATCCAGAAAATAATACAGTAATCTTTCCCCACATTAATTTCTgtatcaacaaaaatttaagtTGCTTAGAGGAGAAAGAAACCAACCTCTTCAGGTGGATCAAGAAGCCTCTCAACAATGGTCTTGACTATATCAGGGTCAATAACTTCCCAAGTTTGGCCGTTTTGGAAGGCATGGGCAAGCATTGGAAGAATAAGCATTTGCATTGCCTGAACCAGATGATCATGGCCAAGTTGTTTCGACTGAAAAAGGTTtagaaaatgcaaaacaatTGCTTTTTTCATGTTTGGTGGATATTCTTCTGCAACCTGATGAAAGAACCTAGTTATTTTACTAGAGCTGCAACATATGAGAATCAAGCATGAAATTTTGAGAAAGATACCTCAATAATGTAGAACTCCCTCAAAAAGGTGTAGTCGATACGACTATGGaacaagaaaattaagagAACATCGAAAAGAACATTCATTTCAGATTTTTCATGTCGCAGATAATTGAGGAAGCACTTGACAAGCCATTTGCTCTCTTTTACCTGCgagtttgagaaaataaagatttgaGATGGCCAATTTTTCtgaataaatttaatattttgatggGGAACGAGTATCCCAGTAAAACAAGATGGTATAGATATAAGTCAGGAGGCTCTCAACATACAAGACCATAAAGACTCCCGATAAACACAACACCTAGTATGGACTATTTGAAACATCTACATCTATTTACATCAGGCAAATTTGCAATTGTGAGATGGTTTCTGTCTTTCTGATGCCCACATCAGTTTTAGACACGGAAACACTAAAAGTGAGCATTTAATTTCAGTTTGAAACACAAAGCTAATGtagaaaattatgaaaataagaagTAGATGAAAATACCTGAACTAAAGTCAAATTTTGCTCATTCTGTAAACGAGATGTCCTTGCATGTGATTTCCAAAGGTGGGCCAAGGCATCAAAAATAGTACGGTTGCTCTGCAGCCAGCTGGGTATCAGTTTCACCATTGTTTTGATAAGATAGAGACCCTGAAAATACGCATCTGATGCtacatttgattttgttgatggCGTGTTAGAACTTTCTGATTTCATAGGGGTGGGTTTTTCATCTCCAGATGATGCAGCTGGAGGAGTTGAAGCTGCTGCACTCAGTATGGCATCAGATTTTGGCAAAATTTCAGGAAAGGCATATGAAAGTATCTTGTGTGGAGATTTTGCAAGTTCTTCCCTTAATGGTTGGCCAGCATCTGATCGaattatatacataaaccTGACATTATACGGAAAAGAGGGAAACACTCATTACCCCATGGTCACATTCAGCCTAACATGAgatgtgaaagaaaaaagaaaattctaatGCAATGTTGTTCTTACCTTCGGAAATATTTTGGTTCACTTAATCTGGAAAGAAAATAATCGACAGCTAGAGTTGCATATCGATTCAAAAACTTGGTAAGCGGGAGACGGTATGGGCTGTTAATTTCACTGTACACTTGTCCTGGAGGAAGAGCTGCTTCTAAGTCGATAGTTAATGTTACAAGTTCATCTAGAAATTTTGATGCAGCAAGTGGAAGTAAGTGGAAGAGCTCGATAATAGCTGCcacagaaagaacaaaaaaatgtgttaaTATATAATCACATGACCAGGCAtctgtttttatatatttccaaGAACGTGATTACCAGCTGCAATTTTCGGCTCTTCACCAGCTTTCCATGATTTCTGGGACTGTGCAAGTTTCTCTGGCTCTAACCACTTTTTAAGGTGCTCCAGCAACTTACATCCTAATGTCACATTAAACCAATTTGATAGAAGTTCAAGAAGACGTGCCAGACCTTGGAGTAAAGGCATATTGAGATTCTTTGTCTGTGCCAGATTAACTAGTATAGGTCTGAGGCTACTCTGAAGAAGTTCTTTGGGCATCCGTTGTTGATTGATAAcctaaagaaaaacagagtttcagAACAGCAAAATAGTATATTAAATAACATCATTTATCCCAGAAAGAGAAGAGGGCTTTTAGGTAGAGGAAAACCTATTCCATCAAGTCTATCTTCAAAATCCTCAAATTAAATGTGCGTGCAAGAATTGGAAACAAAAGACAGATAACTACGAACCTGTCTTAACCCCTCCTTGGCAACGGTCACAATTTCTGGTGCTCGACACGTTAAGGACTTGAAAAACATGGAAATTATCTTCGCACGTAGTTCATTGTGACTTTGAGTTCGAAAGTCAGCCCAAGCCATAGTTGTGCACAGAATCTCAATACAAGCTGTTCGAAGTCTGTTCAATGATGTAAGGACTTTAGGACTCATCAACTTCACAGCCCATAAAGCTTCATCAGCCTCAGCTATTTGTAACGCTTCTTGCAAGAAATTAACCAACTCTGGAGTCACCTTTAGAAGGGGGGGCCTCAGtgctaaacaaaaattcagaGCTGTCACAGTTCCAACCTATAAGGCCATATTAAAGAAGGTAAGACAGAAGTCCAGAAAGGATttacaacaaccaaaaaatagCAGAATGAGGCACCTGTTGATCAATTGTCTTTGATCGAAGTGGACGCATTATAAGTGGCTGCAGCAAAGGCTGGTATAAAGGCTCAAGCAGTTCAGATACTTCACTACCAGTCCGGCTAGCCAAAAGTGCAAGACAGTTCTGAACATTTTTCCTCACTGTGATGGATGCATTAGAATTGAACAATTCAGTAGCAAGATATTCTACCACATCTTGAAAGCTTTGTCTGCGCGCATCATTGTTTGCTTCGTCAACATTATTAACCACTCTTAGAATCTGTATAAGAACCTGACTTGTCTCGTCTTGCTCTTTGCTAGCATAAACAGGAAGCCTCTTTTGGACATAGACCAGACCACGTACAATTTTTACTTGAAACAGACATAATGTTTCAACATTCACTTTCCCTACCAGCGCACCTAATCCCATTACTCCTCCCATTTGCGCTTGCCATGTGCTCCCATAACAGCAATGCAACAACCGAGGTAAAAGTTGTTCAAACACTGGTATTCGCACACTTGGATGGGGTGAATATACCGGATTTGTAGAAGGACTGGAGACAATCATAGATGCACTGTGAGCACCCCTAGCCATCAGCACATCAGCATGTTTGATACGAGCAAGGAACAGCAGAGTTTCAGCAAACACATTTAACGAAGTCAGAGCAGCTTTGGCATGGAGCCTGTTTTCATCTGCAAGCACATCAACAAGAGcatctaaaaatattaaggGATCCAGCTGTTTTAAGTAGGTAGACCAATTATTCTTGGGCTTGGAACTTGTTGAAATCAAAGAACCCCCAAGTGGACCAGCACTAGTGGAAGTATACGACGAAGTATAGTCCCCATGCAAAATAATTGCAAAATGCCGACATATGTTTACAACAAAGTCATCATCGGAGTCGCTGAGATCCGGATCAGAACTGGCAGCAATTATAGTTATCAATAGTGTCTTAAAGATCGACTTCTCAGCGATTAACTGCGTCTTTGTTTTAACCCCTAAGTCAGCCTGCAGCAGGAAAATGATCCTCTTAATAAATATATCCTTTTATATCCTATGACACCACGTACCACATATCATGTAAGGAGAAAAATAACTTGCTCACAAGAAATGACATGACACAGTCCTAGCTcgttttttcagaaaatacaaacacaTGGCAACAGGATAACAGATACAAAATCGAATCATGTCTCATGTCAATGTGGTTCAATCAAGAAACCATCAGCAGCAAAAAGATCCTCTCTATAAATAAATCCTTTACATCCTATTAGACCATTACACAAATGATTTAAGTTAAAAATAGGCAACTCACAAGAAATGACATGAAACAGTCCTagctccttttcttttaaaaaatacaaacgcATGGCAACAAgataacaaatacaaaatctaATCAGTCAATGTGGTTCAATCAAGAAACTATCGCCTAACAGGTAGCCCCGTCTTCAACATCACGTGATGTCAAAAACCTAATTTATGAAGCATTGTGAATAATGGAGATAAGGTAATGGTTTAAGAAAACGTCAGCCAACTGAGTAGCAACTTTGACATTGACCAGAAAGCTACAGAGTAAAACTATAAAGGGATTAAGATTATAAGAGAAATTCCAAAAACCAACCTCTATTTCTGTTGATTCACTCCTGCGCCAAAATGAATCAACAGAGGAAAGTAACAAAGTTGATAATTGCTTGGTCGTCTGACCCTCATCAGTGACACACCCAGGCAAATTAAGCTGAGACAACAAGCAAACACGGAGGAATTTTAGAGCTTGCTTTTTGTAGTATATCTCTGTAGTGAGGTTTTTCTGCATAACAGCTGCTACAGCAAGATTAATGAATTTGTCCATTGGCACAAGAAATGGAGTGGACGGCTCAAAAGTCAGAACTAAGCGAAGCCCATGTTCTGGATTATCTTTGCATTCAAGTGTAAGTGGCTCTTTCAGAAATCGCCGGTTGCGACCACCCAACTTTCCCACAATTTGTAATGCTTTACCACCCCAAGGATATGGCACCGGCTTCAAGTGAGACCATAATGCTAAGATCACTTCAGACATTACAGTTGCCATACTTGGCTCCAAAAAATCAGGATTTAGACTATCCACCCAGAATTCAAGGGTGCGTAGCCCCAAGCTCACAAGTTCATCACTTCCTCTCAAACAGGATACAAGAGGCCTCATGAGACGGGGAAGGTAAGGCAATAAGGAGCTTAAGCGTGCAGGGAGTGTCAAAGAAAGTTCCAACAGAAGATCTCTCATGTCTTCCCCGGCTGGACCCTCGAGCATTGTCAGAAGAATATTAAGACAAGGTAGCAGCATAGGGACTAAATCCCTAAGAAGCAGCTCGAATTTACATCCAGCAAGTCCTCTGAAAACAGTTCGGAGCAATTGCATATAACCAAGAGGCTTTTCAACTTCAGTAGCATTCTTCATGCAGACTTCCATAATAAGAGGCACTTGAGGTTGCAATATCCGTTCAAAATCAGATGGTGCTTTTGACACAGCCCCAAAGAGGCACCGGAACAGATGCAGAATTAATTTAGTTGCAGCTGAATCTGGATTCTTCAGAACATCGAGCTTGCTGCTTACCAAGAAATTAATCAGAACATCTGCAAATGGCTTGTATACTTTGGGAGCTTGCAGAAGAGTGGCAAATATTTGAACCAGTTGAGTATTGTCGATTATGCACTCAAAAAGTTCAGGCATACATATAGAGAACATATCCATTAGATCACGAGGTTCCATAACAGCCAAAATTTGGGAGAAAAGATTTAGCATTTCCTTCTCCTCATCCTTATCTTTGAAGAGAGCTAGGCAATGGACACCGCTCTTTAAAACACCAGAGGCTTTCCATACCTGCTTGAAAGTAGAGATTACTAGTTGTTTATCAGCCATACATTATTAATGCCTACACTAAACAATCTAACATTCAATACCTCATCTTCTCTCATTCCTTTAAAAACCTGAGTAACAGATGACTGTGACGCAAGAGCTTGTGGGTGCATTCCCTGAGGTCGGGGCAAATGTGCATGGGTTATACTCCATATGATTGTCTTCATTCCTGAATAGAAAGTAGGAAAAGTGcttaacataaacaaacataatCAATAAGTATAACTGATCCACTAAGGTGAAACGTCAGTATGGCCAAAATTCCATACCCATCACCAGTGTCTTGATCAGATTCTTACAATCATTCACTTCTTTGGAATGTTCGGCAGGAACCTGCAAATTCAAAACTGCCTGCAACCAGCATGGTTtggtaattaatatttttttgccaGATACTTTCTATccaaagtaaaatataatgaattattaataaagaaaataatgcTTCAGTAGAAATAATAACAGGCTTTAGAAACGAAAGTAGACCTCTATATAAGAGGACATAAGAACATTAAAGAACGCTATGGAACTACTAAGTTTGGACATAACAGCGGAAGTGTGGAACACGATCCCCCATTGGCTGATAATTTGGGTACTTACTAAGACAAAACAGCCACCATAGATAATTACCTGGACAGGAAGTTCAAGCTTCGACCTCAAAGTGATTTGATCCTTTCCGTCACCCTCCTCTAAAAGCTATGAAGGAGAAAGCAAGACTAAGTAACACATCATTGAAATAAAAGAGTTGCCAATCAGAATCGATAAAAGTTcaagatttctctttttttgcaACAAAAGTTCAAGATTTCTCAACAAAACCATGTAATCTGTTACAGCTAgacataaaatataaaaactggCATATCAAGCAAAACCTATACAAAGACAATAAACAACAACGCTAAAAAGCTGAAACAACATGGAAACTTGGAAAGCCACCAGAATTACCTGAGGAACAGTACGCTTGAAGGTATTGAATTTCCCAACAAAGGCATCCAAGATACGTCCCTATAAACAGATGATGAGTAAAGTAAGTTAATGATTAGAGCAGCCAACCGATTCTAATATGAGCTCTCAGGTGTAAAGTTATACCAACAATATTCGCGCTTCATCCATTGACTGCTGATCAATGCCTTTCTCAAATATCGGTTCTACCTGAACCCAATATAAGTATTAAGTTATACTAAAATCTTGATTCAAACATAATGGAGAGATTATGTCACATAAATGTTAAGTAATATATCGAATTTAAATAAGGCAAACTAGATGAAAAAAATAGGTTTACCAGATTTAACATCAGACGCGCACAAGTTGTATGGATGTTAAGAGAGAGGGTCGAGTCATGCATGTTCCTTGAAAATAAGTAGATGATCCGCGATAACTGCCACGTTGTTTACAGTCAAATAAGATgaattgtaaaagaaaaatcaccCATAGAGTAGACAATGGAATGGGAAAAGATCTAAAAGAGAGAAGCCTGATTGATGTTGGCAAGAAAGATTGACCAATATGTTGTTCCTAAGATTAGTTGTTTATTGGCATCTCGATCTGTCAGAATTTTTTGGGAGGCCCTAGGTTTCAAGTCTATAAGCAAGGAACATATTTCCCAAGTGTGAGCACTTTCTGATCACAATTGATAAGACTGTTAAGATGAGGATCTATTTTAATACACAACCACATATACATAGCAAGAACTGTGTGTACTGGAACACATTAGTCTCACCTACTATAGAATCCAATGTTTTGCAAAGTTTCCAGAACTTAACTCTCTCAACTAAGAAGAGCTAATCTAGGAAGAGAGgactaacaaataaaaacaaaaacaaagataaggtaaagtaagaaataaattGCACAGACACAACGGGAAGCACCTGAGAAAGGGACAAATCTGCTCGAACATGGTGAACAATCTCGGCCAGTAGGCTGTAAGCCAGAGGTCTCAAAGACTCAAAGCATGCTCGCCCCGTTCCAACTAGAACCCTGacacagaaaaaaatagcAAATAGATGACATAAGTCattatttgttaatatattatacTGCGGCACAGTGAAATTATACAGAACAGTAGAAGGTCTacttgataaaacaaaacagctTCCTGACAGGTGTACAAGTTTAAGAATTCAGAAAGGCAAAAAAGGCACATTATACCTCTCTTCCAAAAGAGTGTCAATAAGAGGAAATAAACCTCTCTTGAAATCCGTCCCAAGTACATGCTTTAGTGAGACTAATAGTTCCTGCATTTCatagaccaaaaaaatattctttacTTGCAAGCCCATGACTGTATTACAAGGTGaaaacataaagaagaaaaaggaacagACAGTTCTCCACCTTTCTGATAGATGCAGAATCCGAACAGGTGACAAGCAAATTTACAATGCTCTTACAAATGCTT includes:
- a CDS encoding phosphotransferases/inositol or phosphatidylinositol kinase (phosphotransferases, alcohol group as acceptor;binding;inositol or phosphatidylinositol kinases; FUNCTIONS IN: inositol or phosphatidylinositol kinase activity, binding, phosphotransferase activity, alcohol group as acceptor; CONTAINS InterPro DOMAIN/s: Phosphatidylinositol 3-/4-kinase, catalytic (InterPro:IPR000403), PIK-related kinase, FAT (InterPro:IPR003151), Armadillo-type fold (InterPro:IPR016024), PIK-related kinase (InterPro:IPR014009), PIK-related kinase, FATC (InterPro:IPR003152), Protein kinase-like domain (InterPro:IPR011009); BEST Arabidopsis thaliana protein match is: Phosphatidylinositol 3- and 4-kinase family protein with FAT domain (TAIR:AT2G17930.1); Has 2274 Blast hits to 1876 proteins in 234 species: Archae - 0; Bacteria - 2; Metazoa - 856; Fungi - 668; Plants - 248; Viruses - 0; Other Eukaryotes - 500 (source: NCBI BLink).), coding for MSPIQNFEQHSRRLVEPDLPIEERLAMVVEVRDSLEITHTAEYLNFLKCYFRASSVILLQITKPQFTDNIEHKLRNIVVEILNRLPHSEVLRPFVQDLLKVAMQVLTTDNEENGLICIRIIFDLLRNFRPTLENEVQPFLDFVCKIYQNFRLTVSHFFENVKMEEVKPVEIPTPSDQSLSITAPSRNGQINPSTRSFKIVTESPLVVMFLFQLYSRLVQINIPNLLPLMVAAISIPGPEKVSSHMKPQFIELKGAQVKTVSFLTYLLKSCAEYIKPHEESICKSIVNLLVTCSDSASIRKELLVSLKHVLGTDFKRGLFPLIDTLLEERVLVGTGRACFESLRPLAYSLLAEIVHHVRADLSLSQLSRIIYLFSRNMHDSTLSLNIHTTCARLMLNLVEPIFEKGIDQQSMDEARILLGRILDAFVGKFNTFKRTVPQLLEEGDGKDQITLRSKLELPVQAVLNLQVPAEHSKEVNDCKNLIKTLVMGMKTIIWSITHAHLPRPQGMHPQALASQSSVTQVFKGMREDEVWKASGVLKSGVHCLALFKDKDEEKEMLNLFSQILAVMEPRDLMDMFSICMPELFECIIDNTQLVQIFATLLQAPKVYKPFADVLINFLVSSKLDVLKNPDSAATKLILHLFRCLFGAVSKAPSDFERILQPQVPLIMEVCMKNATEVEKPLGYMQLLRTVFRGLAGCKFELLLRDLVPMLLPCLNILLTMLEGPAGEDMRDLLLELSLTLPARLSSLLPYLPRLMRPLVSCLRGSDELVSLGLRTLEFWVDSLNPDFLEPSMATVMSEVILALWSHLKPVPYPWGGKALQIVGKLGGRNRRFLKEPLTLECKDNPEHGLRLVLTFEPSTPFLVPMDKFINLAVAAVMQKNLTTEIYYKKQALKFLRVCLLSQLNLPGCVTDEGQTTKQLSTLLLSSVDSFWRRSESTEIEADLGVKTKTQLIAEKSIFKTLLITIIAASSDPDLSDSDDDFVVNICRHFAIILHGDYTSSYTSTSAGPLGGSLISTSSKPKNNWSTYLKQLDPLIFLDALVDVLADENRLHAKAALTSLNVFAETLLFLARIKHADVLMARGAHSASMIVSSPSTNPVYSPHPSVRIPVFEQLLPRLLHCCYGSTWQAQMGGVMGLGALVGKVNVETLCLFQVKIVRGLVYVQKRLPVYASKEQDETSQVLIQILRVVNNVDEANNDARRQSFQDVVEYLATELFNSNASITVRKNVQNCLALLASRTGSEVSELLEPLYQPLLQPLIMRPLRSKTIDQQVGTVTALNFCLALRPPLLKVTPELVNFLQEALQIAEADEALWAVKLMSPKVLTSLNRLRTACIEILCTTMAWADFRTQSHNELRAKIISMFFKSLTCRAPEIVTVAKEGLRQVINQQRMPKELLQSSLRPILVNLAQTKNLNMPLLQGLARLLELLSNWFNVTLGCKLLEHLKKWLEPEKLAQSQKSWKAGEEPKIAAAIIELFHLLPLAASKFLDELVTLTIDLEAALPPGQVYSEINSPYRLPLTKFLNRYATLAVDYFLSRLSEPKYFRRFMYIIRSDAGQPLREELAKSPHKILSYAFPEILPKSDAILSAAASTPPAASSGDEKPTPMKSESSNTPSTKSNVASDAYFQGLYLIKTMVKLIPSWLQSNRTIFDALAHLWKSHARTSRLQNEQNLTLVQVKESKWLVKCFLNYLRHEKSEMNVLFDVLLIFLFHSRIDYTFLREFYIIEVAEEYPPNMKKAIVLHFLNLFQSKQLGHDHLVQAMQMLILPMLAHAFQNGQTWEVIDPDIVKTIVERLLDPPEEVSAEYDEPLRIELLQLATLLLKYLQSDLVQHRKELIKFGWNHLKREDSASKQWAFVNVCHFLDAYQAPEKIILQVFVALLRTCQPENKMLVKQALDILMPALPKRLPLGDSRMPIWIRYTKKILVEEGHSIPNLIHIFQLIVRHSDLFYSCRAQFVPQMVNSLSRLGLPYNTTAENRRLAIELAGLVVSWERQRQNESKMVTDGDATSEVSDGLHPSSGVDPKLSTAGSSISEDPSKRVKIEPGLPSLCVMSPGGASSIPNVETPGSATQPDEEFKPNAAMEELIINFLIRVAVVIEPKDREANTMYKQALDFLSQALEVWPNANVKFNYLEKLLSSMPPSQSDPSTALAQGLDVMNKVLEKQPHLFIKNNISQISQFLELSFKHKMLDAGKSLCSLLKMVFIAFPQDGASTPPEIKLLYQKVNELIQKHVHVVTASQASGDDNSLGSVSFVLVVLKTLAEVQKHFLDPYVLVHILQRLSRDLGLAAGAHPRQSQRIESESADVGAVVSNIKLVLELIDERVMLLADCKRPVTQILNTLLSEKGTDSSLLLCVLDMLKRWAEDDFGKKGSSGSSGAFLTQKDIVSFLQKLSQVDKQHFSSVALDEWDKVYLQLLYGLCADSTKYPLALRQEISLKVERHSMLGLRARDPDMRRKFFLLYHESLGNNLFARLQYIIQNQDWEAMSDVFWLKQGLDLLLAILIEEKPITLAPNSARVVPLLPSQNPGVHHQPPVMPEGPEEVASMFDSIVMKHSQFLSAASKLQVADVVIPLRELAHTDANVAYHLWVLVFPIVWATLHKEEQIALAKPMISLLSKDYHKKQQGHRPNVVQALLEGLQLSHPQPRMPSELIKYIGKTYNAWHLALTLLETHVMLFTNDSKCAESLAELYRLLNEEDRRFGLWKSRSITTESRAGFSMVQHGFWQRAQSLFYQAMVKATQGTYNNTVPKTEMCLWEEQWLHCATQLGQWDALVDFGKSTENYEILLDSLWKAPDWTYLKDHVIPKAQVEETPKLRLVQACFSLHEKNANGVGDAENIVGKGVDLALEQWWQLPEMSLHARVPLLQQFQQLVEVQESSRIYVDIANGSKVPGNAAVGGQGNLYADLKDILETWRLRTPNEWDNMTVWYDMLQWRNEMYNVVIDAFKDFVTSNTPLHHLGYRDKAWNVNKLARIARKQGLYDVCVQILEKMYGHSQMEVQEAFVKIKEQAKAHLETKGELATGLNLVNSTNLEFFLAKNKAEIFRLKGDFHLKLNDTEGANLAYSNAITLFKNLPKGWISWGNYCDMAYQDTQDEIWLEYAVSCFLQGIRFGVSNSRSHMARVLYLLSFDPTNEPVGRIFDKHLDQVPHWVWLSWIPQLLISLQRTEAPHCKLVLMKIAAVFPQALYYWLRTYLLERRDAVNKSELSRVVLAQRMQQNVPGVSAGHGGGNLPSETQIHQGSQTSGAVGTHDGGNLHVQESERATMINNVHSGNDQPMNQSSSMAISAAGAFDAAKDVMEALRSKHNNLASELEVLLTEIGSRFVTLPEERLLAVVNALLHRCYKYPTATTAEVPQPLKKELSGVCRACFSADAVTKHVAFVREYKQDFERDLDPESNSFPVTLADLTKKLKDWKNILQSNVEDRFPVLLRLEDESKVLRDFNVVDVEIPGQYFADQEVAPDHTVKLDRVGADIQIVRRHGSSCRRLTLIGSDGSQKHFIVQTSLTPNARSDERILQLFRVMNQMFDKHKESRRRHLGLHTPIIIPVWSQVRMVEDDLMYNTFLEVYENHCGRNGRESDLPITYFKEKLNQAITGQISPEAIGDLRLQAYGEITKNIVNDTIFSQYMYKTSMSGSHLWAFKKQFAVQLAVSNFMSFILQIGGRSPNKILFAKNSGKMFQTDFHPSYDSNGMIELNEPVPFRLTRNMHAFLSHFGVEGPLMSNMCSASQAVFSSKQNEHLRYQLAMFFRDELLSWFGRRPLGVPIPPVAGIATLSSPELKHKVNSNVDDVIGRIRGIAPQYFSEEDENSVEPPQSVQRGVSELVEAALSPRNLCMMDPTWHPWF